Within the Salvia hispanica cultivar TCC Black 2014 chromosome 4, UniMelb_Shisp_WGS_1.0, whole genome shotgun sequence genome, the region gttcgatAAACTTTGGGCAGGTCTACTCCCAGTTGGTAGTCTTTACCTCAACCGCTCGAGGCTCGAGCTGATGAATgagttttttcaatttgtgaaactagtatatatagttaaaCTTACAAATGTTGGGGGTTCCATCTTTCACCACCAACGTTTTCGAAACAACTTTATTATTTCGGCATTGTTCTTTCATTCATTATTGAACCCAAaatactttttctctctttcctaATGGACTAGTCCTCTCAAACAAACTATCCTAAACAAATCTCTATATTTAATCACGATTAAATGTCAAAACGTTAGATTTGAGAGATTGAAGCGATCCGCAGGTAAGTTGAACGTCcgatcacaaaataaaaaataaaaataaaaataaaaacaaaaaaaatgtttaataatttgtgttgTACAGTTGGGAAGCAGCTCCAAGTTTGGTGTTGGTATCTAAGTAACCCCTTCTCTAATAGATTATGAATGAAAGGGTCCCTACTTTTGCAATATGatctaaaatataaagtgacaaaagcaaaaatttataaagtgtgcaaaaattaaaaatcaagaGTGGTCTTATCCGAAATCTGGAAAAGCATTTACCCACTACATTATGTTGGTGGAAATTAAGGGAAGCTAATATGCTCTTCATAtcacatttttcttcataCATCTCAGTAGACAAAAAGACAACTCTGGGATTCATTTGGTGTACTTTTGCTTGCCACCCACACCTCCACCCAATGGCCTACTTGGATTAATCAGTGCTGAAGTTCGTATTCTCATAACTAGCACATACATTGATCATAGATATTGAgatttattcaatttcaattttgtgatCTGATGTTCCAGTATATGGTCCATCCactcaaataaattcaattgaagtctattcattttcaatatatataattagtgTGGAAGCATTAAAGTTTGCTCCTTTATTAATTGTGTAGATGAATTAGGGTTAATTCTTAATGAGTAGTTCACATAgtatactactacaaattaatatcAACTAGTTGAGTGATAATTAATAGTAGCATTAATCCATTTGTACCAAGATGATGCATTCATGTAAGCTAGGACGCAAAGATAACCACtacatgaaataataaatattactactatactCACTAAATTACACAAGACACTATAAGATAGTCCACTTTTAGTATAGTTTTCAGCAAATAAATATCTAATCACACTACTATAGGTTACTACACTATTGAGCACAGGTAGGTTTAGCGACAATAGGTAGCTAGGTTAATTAGACAAAGAAAAAGCATATCCATCTTCCCAAAACGATTCGTTACACAAGTGCAAAAGCTTTCAAACAAGAAGAACTGCAAAAAGCATAGAATTACAAAAGCAaagaagtatatatataatactatgaATTAGAAATGTGAtgctattataattatatagtagCATTCATTTTGATGGTTTCCATACCGATGCCCATACTACAGGTTCCTCTTTCCATGCCAAAAAAATCCCAGTCTGATCATCCTCGGCCGCCGCCACCAACGACCACCCCGCCCTGTATCTCTTCAGCAGCGCCCTCACGTCGTCCACCACGTCCTCGCTGTGCGCCACCGCAGAGAATCCCGCCTCCCGGAGCCTCTCCGACCACTGCCTCCCCCTCTCCCTCTCATGCTCCTCCACTTTATCATCACCATCACACGCCAAAACCCTAACTATGCTCCTCAGGCACTCCCTCTCCAGCATCAGCTTCTCGTTGCTCGTCGCCGCGAAGCTCTCCTCCAGCATGTCGAAATACACCGTGTGGAACCTCAGGCACTCCTCGAAGCACTCCACGAAATCGTCCCTATTGCTCGAGAAATCCGCCTCTTCTTCCACCACCGTCACCACCTTAGGGTTTACCCATTTCATCGTCTCAATCAAATTAGGGCTCAGCGCGCCCACGCAGTTCACCGCCACGGCCTCTCCCTCGCGGACTGTTAGAGAGTCCTTGCTGAGATCGGCGACGACGGAGAGCTCGAAGGGGACGCCCATGAGCCTGGCGAATTTCTCGATCCGCGGGGTGATCTCCTTCATGGCGGATTTaacggcggcggtggcggcgacGACGGTGAGGCGGAGGCGGGGGGTGTCGTCGGTGCGGGTGGCGAGGGCTTCTAGAAGGGTGGGCCACTGGGTGCAGAGGGTGGTGCTGACGTCGATGATGTGGAGGTTGGGCTCGCCCTCGAAGGCCTCCAGCGTGGCGCCGTTGGACGCCACGTGGCCGAATGTGGTCCACGGGCTGACCTCTTGGAATTTCAGGATTAGTTTTCTTGATGAGTCAAACGAGTGGCTCCGCTCCGCCACggaggctagggttttgtAGCAGCGGCGGCCGGAGTCGGTGGCCTTGCAGAAGAGGGCTTGGAGGAAGTAGGCGGCGATCTTCTGGTCGGGGTCGCCGTAGGGGGAGGCCAGCTCGTTCAGCATCCACAGGAGGTGGTGCATCTTGCCGGAGTCCTTTTGCGACATCGCCGCCGCGCACTCGCGGAGGAGCTTCGCCGCCCACTTGGCCTCACCGCCGCCCTCCGCGGCCGAGTCCgaggaggaggtggtggtggtgctCGGCTGCATGTCTCCTCTAGGGTTGAGGAATTTGGGATTGGCATCCATGGATTTAGCTAAGGTGCATTTGGCATAGATAAAGAGGAGAAAACAAAAGCATATGCAGGAatctatataatttgtattcaATGATCAGTTTATAGTTTATATATGGTCATTCTCATATCAATATGTTACTTACTATTTAAAGAGGAATGGGTCCATCACTCCATCATCATGCATTCATGCTAATgctatattaattaagtaattaattttatggtttTGAAGTAGTTTGACATCCTTTCTATATACAAAGATATATGCCCTTTTCGgtgttatttaataatgtgggagaaaccaaattaaattgagtATTTGGTGCTTCAATTAGCATTTTGGTTTTGGAATTATTGGTTGAGTTTGCTTCCAaacttttattctattttggatTCAATAGaaactaattatatatgcTTCAACTGATAGCCTAGGAACAAACGGGAAGAcaaaatgatcatatgtttATGATGTTAGCCTCTCAACAAAAcactaattaatcattttcatggggtataaataattaagcaTATATTTGAGCTCAAGGGAATCAcgattaaataataatttttggtttaaggctaattaattagtagagTCCAGGTAGGACTTGTGCTCTAGGTAGGCTAATGATGACAAGTAGATGATGATAAAAACTATATGCTGAAGAGAAAACGTATGCATAATCCTTCATTTTGACTTGGTTTCTCCAAACTTTGGGtgtaaatatgtttttattttttccttgttAATAGTAATTCTGTGTTGTTGAATTTATTAGCTGCACTATCAAAACTCAAAGTGTATGTATAGAAAGCACTTatatctttaaataattatattatttaaaataaataatttcattaaaataattaaaaatatatataattgaaaaaaatcacaatttaaataaaaagttgcataggaaatgaaaacaatacataatttaaaacacttttaattgaattaatttaagtttaatgCAAAAACCTTTGTTATAAATTACTTACATAACAACATTTTGGAGCAAATTTTATAGAGTTTCAAATCAGTATTACATTAAACATACATCTAATTAATCATGTTGTGAACTTTTGCACAATGCACGTAAATACGTAATAATGAAAATACTTCGTAAAACTTGCTCTAATTATGTGCTAAATTCAAAGGATAAAAACCTACTCACCTATAAAAAGTTAGGCAAAAGTGGATGTAAGAGATAAGATATGAATAACTGTAATGAACATAAGACCTACTTTAGGACCTTGGACGTTTTTTCAAAGAATGAAGACAACTCATAGCTATATTCACCAAAGCAACTCACCTGACCAAGTTAGAAATCTGTCAACACAAATGGGCATCTCAAAACTACTCACATGCTTATAAACTCATGCTCGATACAAAAGTTTTGATTCTTGTCATATTTGcaaaagatattttcattCAGCATCTCATCACTGTTTATAACACAAatctttccaaaaatgaagTGACCTATCCTCAAACTCAATATGTCATTCCAAAAGGCCACCACATACTCATCCATAGATGAGATACTCATGAAAGGGTCATCATGCAAACTTCGATCCATCTTTGCAAAGCCAAGATGTTAATTTTCCACCTCCACAAAGCCATTCACAAAATTTCTATCAAAATAAGTAGGAAAacctaataaaattaacaaccCTATTCTCCACACTAAACCCAA harbors:
- the LOC125220082 gene encoding protein SHORT-ROOT-like, whose translation is MDANPKFLNPRGDMQPSTTTTSSSDSAAEGGGEAKWAAKLLRECAAAMSQKDSGKMHHLLWMLNELASPYGDPDQKIAAYFLQALFCKATDSGRRCYKTLASVAERSHSFDSSRKLILKFQEVSPWTTFGHVASNGATLEAFEGEPNLHIIDVSTTLCTQWPTLLEALATRTDDTPRLRLTVVAATAAVKSAMKEITPRIEKFARLMGVPFELSVVADLSKDSLTVREGEAVAVNCVGALSPNLIETMKWVNPKVVTVVEEEADFSSNRDDFVECFEECLRFHTVYFDMLEESFAATSNEKLMLERECLRSIVRVLACDGDDKVEEHERERGRQWSERLREAGFSAVAHSEDVVDDVRALLKRYRAGWSLVAAAEDDQTGIFLAWKEEPVVWASVWKPSK